GACCACCACGGCGGCCAGGTCGCGGGCGCCGACGCCCAGCGCCTCGAGGGCGGCGAGCAGGGTGGGCACCGACGTCTGGCTCCCCGTCTCCACCAGGACCGGCGCCGGCCCCTCGATCAGGTAGCCGGCGGTGACCCGGTCCCATCCACCCAGGCGGGTGTCGATCTCGACCACCCCGGGGGCGACGCTGGCGGGCACCGGCGTACGGTAGCGGCATGGCTTCGGCGGGCGGGCGCTGCCCGGAGTGCGGGTTCGACCCGTCAACGGTGAGCCCGTCGGACGCCGCCGTGGCGGCCCGGTCGTTCCCCCGGCGCTTCCGCGCCCTGCTCGTCCGGCCCGACGACGAGGACCCCGCCATCGTCCACCGCCGGCCGGCGGGTGGCGGCCCGTCCGCCGCCGGCCACGCCCTCGCCGCCGCCGCGGGGATGGCCGCCGCCGCCGGCGCCCTCGGCCGCGTCCTCACGGCCGACGACCCCACCGTCGACCTCGACCCGGGGCCGCCGCCCGCCGCCGGCGAGCCTGCGCTCGACGTCGTGCTGGACCGGGTGGCGGTGGCCGCCGGCGTCCTCGCCGCCGCCGTCGAGGGCGCCTCCGCCTCCGAGTGGGCCCGGCCGGGCCGCCTCCCCGGCGGCGAGCACGTCAGCGCCCTCGACGTGGCCCGGGCCGGCGTGCACGCCGGGGCCCACCACCTCCGGGCCGCCGAGCGCACCCTGGCCCGGGCCCGGTAGCCGTTTCCCGCGCCGGGGGCGGGGGGAAGTCCCAGCCACAGGCACTGAGGAGGCAGCCATGGCACACACGAGGGCGCACGTCGTGGAGACCCGGGGGGATCGGGCCGCGCTGGCGCACCACGCCGGCCTGGGACGCGTCTCGCTGGTCAGCGTCCTGGCCGGCGTGCTCGTGGCGTACGGGGCGTTCGCCGTGCTGCTGGCGATCACCGCCGCCGTCGCCGAGTCCGCCGGCCTCGACACCGACCTCACCGCCAACGAGTGGCGGGGCCTGGGCACCACGGGCGGCGCCATCGTCGCCGGTGTCCTGCTCGTGTGCTACCTGTTCGGGGGCTACGTGGCCGGGCGCATGGCCCGCCGGGCGGGCGCCACCAACGGCGTGATGGTGTTCGTGCTCGGCCTGCTGGTCGCCGTCGGGGTCACCGGGCTGGTCAACGTGTTCACCGACGGCGACGACATCCTCCGAAACCTTCGCAACGTGGGCATCCCCACCTCGGGCGAGGAGTGGGAGGACGTGGCGACGGTCGCCGGGCTCGGCTCGCTGCTCGCCATGCTGCTGGGTTCCCTGGTCGGCGGCGTCCTGGGGGAGCGCTGGCACGCCAAGCTCCTGGCCCGGGCCGCCGACCCCAGCGTCGGCCCCGAGGCGCAGGCGCGGGCCGAGGCCGAGCACCACCGCCGCGAGCTCCAGCGAGCCGAGGAGCGGGCCCGGGACAGCCGGCTCGACCCCGTGAGCACCGGTGACACGCCCGCCACCACCGTCCTCGACCGTGACCGCGGCGAGGACGACCGCGTGCCCGCCGGCTACGCCGACGGCGACGTCGCCCCCACCACCTCCGCCGGGGCCGACCGGCGGTTCACCGCCGCCGACCCCGGCGGCGACGACGCCCCCCTGGCCTCCGGCCCCGACGACGGCCTCACCCGGGCCGAGCGCCGCCGCCTCCGGTCGCGCTGAAGGTCCCCGGTCGCCGGGTACCTGCCCCTTCGGGGCGCAGGTCCCCGGCGCCGTCGCGTTCAGGCCAGCTCGACCAGCTCGAGCAGGTCGTCGCTGAACCAGTCCACCGTGCCCTCGGGCAGCTGGAGGGCCCGGTGGGGCGCCAGCGCCTCCACGAAGGCGGCGTCGTGGCTCACCAGGACCATGGCGCCGGGCCAGGCGGCCAGCGCCTCGGCCACCGCCTCCCTCGACGGCGGGTCGAGGTTGTTGGTCGGCTCGTCCAGGAAGAGGAGGTTGTGGCGCCCGGCGACCAGCTGGGCGAGCGACAGCTTGGTCTTCTCGCCGCCCGAGAGCGTGCCGGCGTCCTGGAAGGCGATGTCGCCCACCAGGCCGAACATCCCCAGCAGGTTGCGCAGCTCCTGGTCGCCGAGGGCGCAGTCCTCCCGCAGGTGGGAGATGACGTCCTTCCCGCCTTGGATCCCCTCGTGCTCCTGGGCGTAGTACCCGCCGGACACGCCGTGGCCCAGCCGCACGTCGCCCCGGTCCGCATCGGTGACGCCGGCCATGATGCGCAGGAGGGTCGTCTTTCCGGCGCCGTTGAGCCCCATCACCAGCAGGCGCTGGCCCCGCTCGACCTCGAGCGACACGTCGTCGAGCACGGGCGGTCCGCCGTAGGCCTTGGTGACGCCGGCGGCGGAGAGCACGAGGCGGCCCGACGGCGGGGCGGGCGGGAAGCGCATGCGGTAGCGGCGCTCGCGCGTCGGCCCGCTCACGGCGCCCGCCTCCAGCCGTGACACCCGGGCGTCGATGGACTTGGCCGCCCTCGCCCGCCGCTGCGTCTGGCCCCGCATCGAGTCGGCCAGGGAGCTGAGGCGGGCGATCTCCCCCGCCTGGCGCTCGGCCAGCCGGGCCAGGCGCTCCTCGTCCCGCCGGCGGGCGGTCCGGTACTGGCTGTAGGTGCCCTTGTAGGCGACGACGTCCCCCTCGTCGAGGTGGAGGATGCGGGTGATGGCCTCGTCGAGGAGGGCGAGGTCGTGGCTGACGACCAGGAGGGCGCCCCGGTAGGAGCGGAGGAACCCCATGAGCCAGGCGACGGCGTCGGTGTCGAGGTGGTTGGTGGGCTCGTCGAGCAGGAGCAGGTCGCTGCCGGCGAAGAGGATCCGGGCCAGCTCCACCCGGCGGCGCTCGCCGCCCGAGAGCATCTGCACGGGCAGGTCGATGCGGTCGGGGGCGAGGCCCAGCCCGGCCACGATGCGGCGGACCTCGGACTCGGCGGCGTAGCCGCCGGCGTCGTTGAAGGCGTCCTCGGCCCGGCTGAAGCGCTCGACGTTGCGCGCCGACGGGTCCTCCTCGATGGCGATGCGCAGCTTCTCGATGCGCTGGGCCGCCTCGTCCAGGCCGCGTCCCGACAGCACGTGGGACAGGGCGGTGGCGTCCACGCCGCTGCCCGCCGGTCGGGCCTCCTGGCGCAGGTAGCCGAGGGAGCCGCGGCGCAGGGCCGTGCCGCCGGCCGGGGGGGCCTCGCCGGCCAGGACGGCGAGCGTGCTGGTCTTGCCGGCGCCGTTGCGGCCGACCAGTCCCACCTTCTCGCCGGCGCGCACGGAGAAGGTGGCGCCCGAGACCACCAGCCGCCCACCCACCTCGACCTCCAGGTCACGTACCTGCAGCACGGCCCCATGGTGGTGCCTGCCCCCTCAGGGGGCCATTCGGTCCCGCGCTCACCCGCCGGCGGGGACGGCCGCCCGGCGGAGGAGGTCGCCGTACACGGACGGGTCGTCGGCGTCGATCACCGGGAAGCCCCGGCCCTTCTCCCCCTCCCAGTGGAGCTCGACGCCCGGGTTGTGGGCATCGGTGCCGTCGGGGAGGAAGAGGTGGGGCGATCCCTGGACGCCGTCGGTGGCGGCCTTCTCGGCCTGGTCCATCAGGGTGCGCCGGGCGGTGCCGGCGTCCAGCGCCTTGGCCAGCACGCCGGCGTCGACCTCGGGGCACGACCCGGCCACGTCGAGCACGACGTGGCGCAGGCCGATGGGACGGCTGCGGCCGAACAGCGCCACCCGCAGTGCCCGGTCCAGCGCCTCCGAGGCCCGCAGCGACTGCTCCTTGGCCGCCTGGACCGCCTCCAGCGCCAGCAGGACGGTGCCCGCGTACTGCCACTCGGGGCGCCGCCACATCTGCCAGCCGGCGCCCGGCTCCAGCGCCCCGGCCACCGGGATCTCGGCGTCGAGGATGGGCTTGGGCGTCCCCCGCTCGTTCAGCACCTCGAGGGGGAAGGCCCGGTGGTCGAGCACGACGTCGTCGACCAGTTCCAGCTCGGCCCGCACGCGGTGGAGCCGGGCCACCGCCACGTGGGACCACGGGCAGGCGAGGTCGGACCACACGACGAGCGTTCCCGGCGCGGGCGTCTCCATCCGGGCTTCCTTCCCCGTCGCCGGTGCCGGCATCCCGCTACCGTCGCCCGGGTGGAGGACGGCGGGCCCGGAGAAGGCGACGCGGAGCAGGCGGCGCTCGCCACCCCGGGCCAGCGCCTCGGGGGCGCACTGGTGGACGGCGCCGCCTTCCAGCTCGCCGCCTTCGCCCTCGCCCCGCTCGACGCCGCCGCCGCCGCCGTCGTCAGCACCGCCGTCTACCTGACCTACGTCGTCGGGATGACGGCGACCCGGGGCCAGACCCTGGGGAAGCTGGCCCTCGGGGCACGCGTCGCCGACGCCCACACGGGCGCCCTGCCCACCCTGTGGCAGGCGGCGACCCGGGCGGTCGTGCCCCTGGCCGGCCTGGTGGTCGACGTGGCCCTGGGCGTGGCCGCCGTGGGCGCCTTCTGGGTCCTCACCGTCTACGGCTGGCTGCTGGCCGACGACCGCCGCCGCGGCCTGCACGACCGGGCGGCGGGCACGGTGGTGGTCGACACCGAGCGCTCGGAATCGCACCGGCGGCTGGGGATCGTCGCCGTGGCGGCCGCCGTCGCCGTCACCGCCGTGCTGGTCGCCGTGGCCGTGGACGACCTGGAGGACGAGCCGCTCACCGCTCCCGCCACCGGTGGGGGGGCGTGGCGGGGGGCGGCTGAGCGGCTGAGCGGCTGAGCGGCTATTGCCCGGCGGTCTCGGGGACGGCCTGGATGCTCAGCTCGATCTTGAGCTGGCGCCCGACGAGCACGCCGCCCGTCTCGAGGGCCATGTTCCAGGTCAGGCCGAACTCCTCACGGTCCACCTCGGTAACGCCGGAGAAGACCGCCCGGGGGCCCCCGTAGGCGGCGCCGATGCCCTCCAGCTCCACGTCGAGGCTGACGGGCCGGGTGACGCTCCGCAGGGTGAGGTCCCCGGTCACGTCCCAGTGACCGCGCCGGCCGGGACGGATCGACGTGCTGCGGAAGGTGATCTCGGGGTGGTCGGCCACGTCCAGGAAGTCGGCGGCGCGGAGGTGCTCGTCGCGGCGGGCGTCGGCCGTGTCGATGCTGGCGGCGTCGATCGTGACCTCGACGGACGAGTCCCCGGGCCGCTCGCCGACGACGATGCGGCCGGAGAAGTCGGCGAACCGGCCCCGCACCTTCGAGATCATCATGTGGCGGGCGACGACCTCGACGCTGGAGTGCGACGGGTCGATGACCCAGGTGCCGGGGGCGGGAAGCGCGACGCCGTCGAGGACACGGGATGCGGTGGCGGTGGTCATGGCATGCTCCTTGGAGGTCGGGAATCTGTAACTCTCAACAGTTGCTAAGGCAACTTATTCCGCCGGTTAGAGTGGGGACGTGGCAGAGACGCCCGACGAGCCACGGCTCGCCGCTTGGCGCGCGTTCATCCGGGCCCACGCCAGCGTGGTCGACCGCCTGGACCACGAGCTGCAGGCCGAGCAGGACCTGCCGCTCACCTGGTACGAGGTGCTGTTCCACCTGGAGCGCTCGCCCGAGCACCGGCTCCGGTTGAGCGACCTGGCGTCACGCCTGCTGCTCAGCCGCAGCGGCATCACCCGGCTGGTCGACCGCATGGTGGCGGCCGGCGTCATCGAGCGCCAGGCCTGCCCGACCGACCGCCGGGGTGCCTTCGCCGCGCTCACGCCCGAGGGTCTCACCCGCCTCCGCCGGGCGCGCCCCGTCCACCTGCGCGGCATCCAGGAGCACTTCGCCGTCCACATCCACCCCGACGAGGTCGACCCGGTGCGGGCGGCCCTGGAACGGGTGCTCGCCGCCGGCCAGGAGCCTTCCTCACCCGGCTGAGCCCCGCCCCCGGCGGGTGCCCCTTCTCCGGGCCCGAGGCCCCCGGCCGGGAATGGTGGTCGGCGGGCCAGGGTTGACAATGGACGACTCAGGTTTGGCAGGAGGGCGATCGCGCCATGGCGGTTCGGGCCGAGTGGCTGGAGAAGGACTACTACGACGTGCTCGGCGTCCCCGGGACGGCGAGCGACGAGGAGCTGAACCGCGCCTACCGGCGTCTGGCCAGGCGGCTGCACCCCGACGCCAACCCGGGCGACCCGGCGGCCGAGGAGCGGTTCAAGGAGGTCACGGCCGCCTACGACGTGCTGGGCGACCCGGAGCGCCGGCGTGAGTACGACGAGGCCCGCCGGCTGCGGGCGTCGGGCTTCGCCGGCGGGCCCGGGCCCGGCGACGGGCCGGGGTTCGGCGGGCCGGGATTCGGCGGGCCGGGGTTCGGGCCGGGTGGGTTCACGTTCCGCTTCGAGGAGGGTGACGGCGGGGGCTTCGGGTTCGGCGGCTTCGACCTCGGCGATCTCCTGGGCGACGTGTTCGGCGGTGGCACGGCCGAAGGCGGGCCGCGCCCGCCCCGCCCCCGCCCGGGCCGCGACCTGGTCGCCGAGCTCCCGCTGACCCTCGAGGAGGCGGTCCGGGGCACCACCCGGTCCGTCACCCTTGCCGGGGGCGACGGCCAGGCGCCCCGCACGGTGCGTGCCCGCGTGCCCGCCGGCGTCGACGACGGCCAGACCGTCCGCCTCCCGGGCCGGGGCGAGCCCGGGGGCGACGGCGGGCCGGCCGGCGACCTCCTCCTGCGGGTACGCGTCGAGCCCCATCGGCGGTTCGGCCGCCAGGGTCGCGACGTCACCGTCACCGTCCCCGTCACGTTCCCCGAGGCGGCCCTGGGCACGGTCGTCACCGTGCCGACCCTCGACGACCCCGTCACCCTGCGGGTCCCGCCCGGGACCCCGTCGGGACGGACGTTCCGGGTGCGCGGCCGCGGCGTCCCCGCGGCCGGCGGGGCGCCGGCCGGTGACCTGCTGGTCACCGTCGAGGTCGCCGTCCCGCCCACCCTGACGCCCGAGCAGCGCCGGGCCGTCGAGGCGTTGGCCGCCGCCCTGGGCGACGCCGACCCCCGCGCCGGCCTCGACGGCTGACGTCCCCGGCCGGGCGGCGGCGCCGAAGCGGCTAGAGGCGGCCGTCGATGCCGAGGAGGCGGGGGCGGGTGACGGCCCGGGCACCCCGGGCCAGGCCGACGGCGGCGGCGACCCACACCAGGAGCCCGATGCCGATGCCCGACGCCGTCGTCCCGAAGATGAACCCGCTGGACTGCGCGTACGACACCATGATCAGCGGCAGGGTCACCAGGCCCGACGCCTGCTGGGCCGCCGCCGAGCTCTTCACCCGGGCCGACAGCCGCAGCACCACCGAGAGGGTGAGGGCCAGGAACGGTGGTACCACCCACACCATCAGCACCCACCACTCGGACGTGGGGAAGAACCACCCGCCGACCCGCGGCCCGACGATGAGGTTCACGATCAGCGAGTAGACGCCGAAGCCGACCATCGTCGTGAGGTAGCCGGGCACGAGGCTGGCGATCAGCTTGCCCAGGTAGAGCTCGCGGTCGCTGGCCGGCGAGTGGGCCAGGAACTCCCCCGTCCCCCGCTCCTTCTCGCCCACCAGCGTGTTGGCGCCCACCGCCGTCGAGATGGTCATGGGCACGATCACGGCCAGCGGGGCGAAGAGGTAGACGGCCAGGGCGTACGACGTCTGCCCGGCGGCGTCGCTGGTCTTGCCCTCCACCGCCGCCCGGGCGGCCGAGGGCAGCACGTCGACGGCCGTCGCCACCCGCTGGATGGCGGGCGAGGTCTCGGCCGCCGTGATGAGCGACAGGAGGACGGCCGGCGCGACGACGAAGAAGAACCCGGCCAGGATCATCATCGGCACCCAGAAGTCCGGGCTCTGGCGGAGCTGGCGAAGGTCCGTCCTCGCCACGGTCAAGATCCGCCGGCGGTTCACGGCTCCTCCCCGACGTCCGCCGACCGGCGGCGGACGGCGAAGTAGAGCTCCTCGAGGGTCGGCTCGTGGGGCGTCACCCGGCGCAGCCGGGCCCCGACCGCCACCAGCCCGGCGACCAGGTCGGGCACGCGGCTCAGGTCGTCCACGGTGACCACGGCCCCCGCGCCGTTGCGCTCGTAACCGAGCACCCCGGGAGCGCCGGCCGCCGCGTCCAGCGCCTCCCGGTTCTCGGCGTCGACGGCCACCGTGGGGTGGGGCCAGTAGCGGGCGACCAGCTCCTCGGGCGAGCCCGACACCAGGTCGCGGCCCGCCTCCAGCATCACCACCTGGTCGGCCAGACCCTCCGCCTCGAGCAGCAGGTGCGTGCACATGACCACCGTCTTGCCGTCCGCCGCCATCTCGTCGATCAGGCGCAGGACGGCGTGCGACGACTCGGGGTCGAGGCCCGACGTGGGCTCGTCGAGGAGGAGCAGGTCGGGGTCGTGGAGGACGGCGCGGGCCAGGGCCAGGCGGGTCTTCATGCCCGTCGAGTAGCCGCCGACCCGCAGGGACAGGGCGGCGTCGATCCCGAAGCGGGCGGCGCTGGCCTCGATTGGCGCCGACGGCCCGAGCCCGTAGAGCTCGGCCGAGTAACGCAGGTTGTCGTAGCCCGACAGGCGGTCGTACAGGGCCGACCTGGCCGAGACCACCCCGCAGCGGCGACGGACGTTCTCGCCGTCGACGGTGGGGTCGAGGCCGAACACGGCGACCGTCCCGTGCTCGGGAGGCAGGGCGCCGGTGATCATGCGGACGGCCGTCGTCTTGCCGGCGCCGTTGGGCCCGAGCAGCACGGTGACGGTCCCTGGGGCGACCCGCAGCGATAGCCCGTCCAGGGCCACCACGTCGCCGAAGGTGCGCCGGACGCCGTCCAGCCGCACCACGTCGTCGGCCGGCATCCCCGTCAAGGGTAGCGACGCCGGCGCGCCGGGCGGGCTCATCCGAGGGCCCTGGCCACGGCGTGCAGGCCGAGGCCGGCGGCGCCTCCGACGACGGTGCCGTTGA
The window above is part of the Acidimicrobiales bacterium genome. Proteins encoded here:
- a CDS encoding DinB family protein; this encodes MASAGGRCPECGFDPSTVSPSDAAVAARSFPRRFRALLVRPDDEDPAIVHRRPAGGGPSAAGHALAAAAGMAAAAGALGRVLTADDPTVDLDPGPPPAAGEPALDVVLDRVAVAAGVLAAAVEGASASEWARPGRLPGGEHVSALDVARAGVHAGAHHLRAAERTLARAR
- a CDS encoding YrzE family protein — encoded protein: MAHTRAHVVETRGDRAALAHHAGLGRVSLVSVLAGVLVAYGAFAVLLAITAAVAESAGLDTDLTANEWRGLGTTGGAIVAGVLLVCYLFGGYVAGRMARRAGATNGVMVFVLGLLVAVGVTGLVNVFTDGDDILRNLRNVGIPTSGEEWEDVATVAGLGSLLAMLLGSLVGGVLGERWHAKLLARAADPSVGPEAQARAEAEHHRRELQRAEERARDSRLDPVSTGDTPATTVLDRDRGEDDRVPAGYADGDVAPTTSAGADRRFTAADPGGDDAPLASGPDDGLTRAERRRLRSR
- a CDS encoding ABC-F family ATP-binding cassette domain-containing protein; this translates as MLQVRDLEVEVGGRLVVSGATFSVRAGEKVGLVGRNGAGKTSTLAVLAGEAPPAGGTALRRGSLGYLRQEARPAGSGVDATALSHVLSGRGLDEAAQRIEKLRIAIEEDPSARNVERFSRAEDAFNDAGGYAAESEVRRIVAGLGLAPDRIDLPVQMLSGGERRRVELARILFAGSDLLLLDEPTNHLDTDAVAWLMGFLRSYRGALLVVSHDLALLDEAITRILHLDEGDVVAYKGTYSQYRTARRRDEERLARLAERQAGEIARLSSLADSMRGQTQRRARAAKSIDARVSRLEAGAVSGPTRERRYRMRFPPAPPSGRLVLSAAGVTKAYGGPPVLDDVSLEVERGQRLLVMGLNGAGKTTLLRIMAGVTDADRGDVRLGHGVSGGYYAQEHEGIQGGKDVISHLREDCALGDQELRNLLGMFGLVGDIAFQDAGTLSGGEKTKLSLAQLVAGRHNLLFLDEPTNNLDPPSREAVAEALAAWPGAMVLVSHDAAFVEALAPHRALQLPEGTVDWFSDDLLELVELA
- a CDS encoding DsbA family protein, with product METPAPGTLVVWSDLACPWSHVAVARLHRVRAELELVDDVVLDHRAFPLEVLNERGTPKPILDAEIPVAGALEPGAGWQMWRRPEWQYAGTVLLALEAVQAAKEQSLRASEALDRALRVALFGRSRPIGLRHVVLDVAGSCPEVDAGVLAKALDAGTARRTLMDQAEKAATDGVQGSPHLFLPDGTDAHNPGVELHWEGEKGRGFPVIDADDPSVYGDLLRRAAVPAGG
- a CDS encoding RDD family protein; protein product: MEDGGPGEGDAEQAALATPGQRLGGALVDGAAFQLAAFALAPLDAAAAAVVSTAVYLTYVVGMTATRGQTLGKLALGARVADAHTGALPTLWQAATRAVVPLAGLVVDVALGVAAVGAFWVLTVYGWLLADDRRRGLHDRAAGTVVVDTERSESHRRLGIVAVAAAVAVTAVLVAVAVDDLEDEPLTAPATGGGAWRGAAERLSG
- a CDS encoding YceI family protein codes for the protein MTTATASRVLDGVALPAPGTWVIDPSHSSVEVVARHMMISKVRGRFADFSGRIVVGERPGDSSVEVTIDAASIDTADARRDEHLRAADFLDVADHPEITFRSTSIRPGRRGHWDVTGDLTLRSVTRPVSLDVELEGIGAAYGGPRAVFSGVTEVDREEFGLTWNMALETGGVLVGRQLKIELSIQAVPETAGQ
- a CDS encoding MarR family transcriptional regulator gives rise to the protein MAETPDEPRLAAWRAFIRAHASVVDRLDHELQAEQDLPLTWYEVLFHLERSPEHRLRLSDLASRLLLSRSGITRLVDRMVAAGVIERQACPTDRRGAFAALTPEGLTRLRRARPVHLRGIQEHFAVHIHPDEVDPVRAALERVLAAGQEPSSPG
- a CDS encoding DnaJ C-terminal domain-containing protein — protein: MAVRAEWLEKDYYDVLGVPGTASDEELNRAYRRLARRLHPDANPGDPAAEERFKEVTAAYDVLGDPERRREYDEARRLRASGFAGGPGPGDGPGFGGPGFGGPGFGPGGFTFRFEEGDGGGFGFGGFDLGDLLGDVFGGGTAEGGPRPPRPRPGRDLVAELPLTLEEAVRGTTRSVTLAGGDGQAPRTVRARVPAGVDDGQTVRLPGRGEPGGDGGPAGDLLLRVRVEPHRRFGRQGRDVTVTVPVTFPEAALGTVVTVPTLDDPVTLRVPPGTPSGRTFRVRGRGVPAAGGAPAGDLLVTVEVAVPPTLTPEQRRAVEALAAALGDADPRAGLDG
- a CDS encoding ABC transporter permease gives rise to the protein MARTDLRQLRQSPDFWVPMMILAGFFFVVAPAVLLSLITAAETSPAIQRVATAVDVLPSAARAAVEGKTSDAAGQTSYALAVYLFAPLAVIVPMTISTAVGANTLVGEKERGTGEFLAHSPASDRELYLGKLIASLVPGYLTTMVGFGVYSLIVNLIVGPRVGGWFFPTSEWWVLMVWVVPPFLALTLSVVLRLSARVKSSAAAQQASGLVTLPLIMVSYAQSSGFIFGTTASGIGIGLLVWVAAAVGLARGARAVTRPRLLGIDGRL
- a CDS encoding ABC transporter ATP-binding protein; protein product: MPADDVVRLDGVRRTFGDVVALDGLSLRVAPGTVTVLLGPNGAGKTTAVRMITGALPPEHGTVAVFGLDPTVDGENVRRRCGVVSARSALYDRLSGYDNLRYSAELYGLGPSAPIEASAARFGIDAALSLRVGGYSTGMKTRLALARAVLHDPDLLLLDEPTSGLDPESSHAVLRLIDEMAADGKTVVMCTHLLLEAEGLADQVVMLEAGRDLVSGSPEELVARYWPHPTVAVDAENREALDAAAGAPGVLGYERNGAGAVVTVDDLSRVPDLVAGLVAVGARLRRVTPHEPTLEELYFAVRRRSADVGEEP